A single Thermoanaerobaculia bacterium DNA region contains:
- a CDS encoding MBL fold metallo-hydrolase: MSTIAGPVPAQALRGPSLPALRLTMLGSGTSTGVPVIGCDCAVCRSEDPRNRRMRPGLRLEVAGGSMIIDTSPDFREQALRFGIDKVDAVLYTHSHADHVFGLDDLRIFNFRQRGSIPCFGSAETMGRMRQIFTYVFEGGQEGGGKPRLELNAVRAPFDLLGERVVPVPVGHGEMEVFGFRVGRFACVTDVNFISEESFGLLAGVELLVLSALRYRPHPTHFSLAESIAVAQRIGARRTLLTHIAHDIDHGRLLLDLPPGIELGHDGLVATVD, from the coding sequence CGGCAGCGGCACCTCGACCGGCGTGCCGGTGATCGGTTGCGACTGCGCCGTCTGCCGCTCGGAAGATCCGCGCAACCGTCGAATGCGGCCGGGGCTGCGGCTGGAGGTCGCCGGCGGCTCGATGATCATCGACACCTCGCCCGATTTCCGCGAGCAGGCGCTGCGTTTCGGAATCGACAAGGTGGACGCCGTGCTCTACACCCATTCCCACGCCGACCATGTCTTCGGTCTCGACGATCTCAGGATCTTCAACTTCCGCCAACGCGGGTCGATTCCCTGTTTCGGCTCCGCCGAGACCATGGGCCGGATGCGGCAGATCTTCACCTACGTCTTCGAGGGCGGGCAGGAGGGCGGCGGCAAGCCTCGGCTCGAGCTCAATGCGGTGCGGGCCCCGTTCGATCTGCTGGGCGAGCGCGTCGTCCCGGTGCCGGTGGGCCACGGCGAGATGGAGGTCTTCGGCTTCCGGGTCGGCCGGTTCGCCTGCGTGACCGACGTCAACTTCATCTCCGAGGAGAGCTTCGGCCTGCTCGCCGGCGTCGAGCTGCTGGTGCTCTCGGCCTTGCGCTACCGGCCGCATCCGACGCACTTCAGCCTTGCGGAGTCGATCGCGGTGGCCCAGCGCATCGGTGCCCGCCGCACCCTGCTGACCCACATCGCGCACGACATCGACCACGGCCGGCTGCTGCTCGACCTTCCTCCCGGCATCGAGCTCGGCCATGACGGGCTCGTGGCCACCGTCGATTGA
- the aroA gene encoding 3-phosphoshikimate 1-carboxyvinyltransferase, whose product MIEIPAGRRASGRLRPPSSKSLTHRALALALLSRQRTVVRQPLAAEDTDLFLGALATLGFHCERTSGDAEAVVITPPERLPRAATIACGNAGTMFRFLVAIAATLPGSFRIDGIARLRERPIRPLTRALQSLGVAIDFEGEEGHAPLVVHGGRLPGGRVRLDASASSQYLSALLLAGQCAESPLEVEVAELASAPYVGLTLDMIERFGGRVETVADRRWIARPGGLRGGDVEIEADFSAAAYPAAAAAVSGGTVRIDGAARSSRQGDRRLFDLLAEMGAKVSWSADGATVEGGSALTAVDADLGDIPDQVPTLAALAPFARGTTRIRNVAHLRIKESDRLAAMTCELRRAGAEVEELPDGLVIPGRWAERAPPDSSVVVDPHGDHRIAMAMALVGLRRPNLAISDPACVGKSYPGFWLDLGRLLAGGA is encoded by the coding sequence ATGATCGAGATACCCGCTGGCCGGCGGGCCTCCGGCCGCCTGCGCCCGCCCTCGTCGAAGAGCCTGACCCATCGCGCCCTGGCGCTCGCCCTGCTGTCACGGCAGCGGACCGTCGTCCGGCAGCCGCTCGCGGCGGAGGACACCGACCTGTTTCTCGGCGCGCTCGCGACGCTGGGCTTTCACTGTGAGCGGACATCTGGAGACGCCGAGGCTGTCGTGATCACCCCGCCGGAGCGGCTGCCGCGCGCAGCGACGATCGCCTGTGGCAACGCCGGGACGATGTTCCGTTTCCTGGTGGCGATCGCAGCGACGCTTCCCGGGAGCTTCCGCATCGACGGCATCGCGCGGCTGCGCGAGCGCCCGATTCGCCCGCTCACGCGCGCCCTGCAGAGCCTCGGAGTCGCGATCGACTTCGAAGGCGAGGAGGGCCATGCGCCTCTCGTGGTGCACGGCGGCCGTCTGCCGGGAGGCCGCGTGCGCCTCGACGCCTCGGCCTCGAGCCAGTACCTGTCGGCGTTGCTGCTCGCCGGGCAGTGCGCCGAGAGTCCCCTCGAGGTCGAGGTGGCGGAGCTCGCTTCCGCGCCCTACGTCGGGCTGACCCTCGACATGATCGAGCGCTTTGGAGGCCGGGTCGAAACGGTGGCGGACCGCCGCTGGATCGCGCGCCCGGGAGGATTGCGCGGCGGTGACGTCGAAATCGAAGCCGACTTTTCGGCCGCGGCCTATCCGGCGGCTGCGGCGGCGGTGAGTGGCGGAACGGTGCGGATCGACGGCGCCGCGCGGAGCTCTCGGCAGGGCGACCGGCGCCTGTTCGATCTCCTCGCGGAGATGGGAGCGAAGGTCTCGTGGAGCGCCGACGGGGCGACGGTCGAGGGCGGCTCCGCCCTGACCGCCGTCGATGCCGACCTCGGCGACATTCCCGACCAGGTGCCGACGCTCGCGGCGCTGGCCCCGTTCGCGCGCGGCACGACGCGCATTCGCAACGTCGCCCATCTGCGCATCAAGGAAAGCGACCGCCTGGCGGCGATGACCTGCGAGCTCCGCCGCGCCGGCGCCGAAGTCGAGGAGCTCCCGGACGGACTGGTCATCCCTGGCCGGTGGGCGGAGCGTGCGCCCCCGGACTCCTCCGTCGTTGTCGACCCGCACGGGGACCACCGCATCGCGATGGCGATGGCGCTCGTCGGCCTGCGCCGCCCCAACCTTGCGATTTCCGATCCGGCCTGCGTCGGGAAGTCCTATCCCGGCTTCTGGCTCGACCTCGGACGGCTGCTCGCGGGCGGCGCATGA